TTCATCACGCATACGCTTTGTGTAATTGTAATACAGCCCTTTGGTTGTGCTATCACTGGTATCAGAAACAAGCACATTGAAGGACACCGATTCTAGAGCAGCAAGAGCAGTTGAATGATTTGCACCAGTCACAGTTGCATCAGCACCACCAGTAAGTGCAGTTCCTGCTGTGACAGTGAACGCAACAGCCGATTTCCAAACAACCAAATCATTATCTGCAAGTGCATCTGTTTTTCCACTTGTCAATACCGTCTGACTATCGACAAGGACAGAATCTACATATGTTTTTACATCAGATTTGGTTGCATCATCAACATTGGTGCTGATGACAATATCAATGTCATTTCCTCTTGTACCTGCATATTTGGCATCACAGAGTGTGCAAGATGCCTTTGTCCCTGCGCCAAGTCTGTAAACAAACACCTTGATTGCATTCATGAAAATTTCACGTAAAGGCTTCATTTCATCATTCATGTAATCATATCCAAATAGCTTGAAGCAGTTGGTTTGGAAATCGCTCTTTGCAACAGAAATGACAGCACCTTCCTGACCCCACTTTAATTGCATAGGTATTGCAACAATGCCACGGTCAGAAAGTTCTGCACTTGCGCTTGTCGCACTTATGACATTTATATAAGAACCAGGTAGGATTTTATTTTGTGTAACGAAAGTTCCACCACCTAATGCCATTTTAGTTCACCTTACCTTTCAGATATGTTTCAATAGTTTCATCCACTTCTGCAAGTGAATATTCTTTATCATCATCCAAAAGTGCATTTACAAGGTCAATCCTGTCCTTGTACCTTTTGGATGAAGCAATTTGCTTTTTTGAAAACTTAATTTCAAAAGTCTGTTCAACTTTTTCAGCGTTTTCAACTTTGTCTGTATCTTTTGCCATAGTTTATATCATCCTTTCACATCAACATTTGGCTTTGACATTTCACCCATCAGGGTCGAATCTTCGACTTTGTAAACAAACATATCATAATTCACAAAGAAATTCAGGATACCATCAACTGTCTCACCATGCATTTTTGTACCACGAACCAAATCACTTTCAACAGTGATGCATTCCATTGCAAGAAATAAAGCTTCAAGTACCTGGTTACATTCTGACTTTGGTTCTTTAGATGAAGGGAAATACTGAATGCAAAACAAATTATTTCTGAAGTATCGCTTGCCCAACACCTGTGTGTTAATGGGGTTGATGCACGAAATAAAAAAGCAGGGTTCTTTCAAATCCTGCTTTTTTATTTCTGTGTAAATTTCTTTATCATCACCGAATGTTTCATTGATTTTTATACTTACTGCATCAATAATCTCATTAATCATTTGAAGCATTCCCCCATATATTTTTTCAATTTATTTTCAATTACTCTCGGTGCATCAGCTTCAAGTTCTTGCTCTGAAATAGTCAGCATGAAGCGACCTTCAACCCATCCTTTATGATTAGATGTCCTGTGACCAAATTCAACATAGGAAGCGTAATTGACAGGATTTATAATTTCTACCTGATAGGTGTCACCAACTTTTTGAATTTTAAGCGATTCAGCATAGGCAACAGCATCAGATGATCCACCACTTGTTGTTTCGGCTTCAGTTTTTGCTGTCCATCCACGCCTTAATGTACCGCCTTTCTTGCCAGTGCTTTTAGGGTAATCACCTACAGGGGTTCTTTTAATAACCTTTGCCAGTAATCTTGCCGCAAGTTCTTTGACACAGGAAGTTATAAACTGTTCAGCTTGGTTATCACGCAACTGTTCAAGCTGTTTTCTGAATGCATCAAGTTGTCTTATATCTACTTTGACATTCTTACCCATCACGCCCACCCATCAAACAGTTCAAGTATTATTTCTTGATGTGAGCTGAACACACCAGGCTTTCCACTGTTTTTGAATTCAAGCGTTCTGCTCTGATGCAGAACAATTAACTTCGATCCAGGCTTCACTATAATTTCAGGTGCAATGAACAATTTCACAATCTGTGATACCATTTCAGCACTTATGGTTTCGGTATTGCTTTTCAATGTAGAATATGATAATTTACAGGGTTGATTTTGTAGAACAGTGACTTCCTCTTTAGCAGTGGATTTATTTGCTTTTGTATAAGATTTGTATTCCACTATGTCACATGTATCTTGGTATTGCGATTCAATAGCTTTTCTTGCAGCACTTACCATTTCAACCGCCTATATTGCACAAATTCACTTTTACCGTTCTGCATCAGATAAGCAATAAGCAAATCAAGCCGCTGTTCCGGCGTTTTACTGCCATCACCAAAAGAAACGCTTGTGTCACCTTCCTGAATTTGCTTCACCGCTGCATCCAAATTTAAAGTAAACCCTTGTAATTGCCCGCTACTTTTCTTTGAAAATAAGAATTCACCGCATACCATATCAATTACTGTGTTAAATAATTCATTAGGAATTGAAGTAATATTACATGAATTTTTAATATTATTTTCAATTTTCTGAATTGAAAAGCTAAGTACCCAACTGTCACCTTCATTAACAACATAGCCAAAATAATCCAGCCTTAACAGAACATCGGCAAAAACTTGTTCTGTAAGGCTGGAAGTAGGCATAACAGTAATGATGTTGTTAAGAACTATCTGCTGTATAGAATTAAGTTCGGACATACATCATCACCCTTTCTTCATTATCCTCTTGAAATGATTCTTGCAACAGCAATGGACTTGTGGTCAATGTATTCACCGTTTCCGTCATTGACCAATGTCCAGTTCGCGCCATCTTCAAGTTCAGCATCTGTCGGGGAATTGGATGCCATGCTTGTTTTGGTGAAGCTGATACCAAACGGTGCAAACACCTTGCGCTGTCTGCTGTAAAGTGTGTCCTGACCACCGTTTGTTTTCGGATCACGGTTCATTTCATACGGAACTTCCGCACCGATATCCTCAAAGTCAAAAGCACCTTCGCCAAATACATATGTTGTATAAGTATCGGCATAAGTTGCTTCTGCACCTGCAGTGTTGGTTGTTGCAGCAGCAGTGAGTGTTCCGCCTGCGGTCTTTGTTACAGACAACACAGGGATGCCACCAATACCATTGGTCACCTGTGTGAGAGTAATAACACCAGCCGAGTTGGTAACCGTGAACTTACCGCTGTACTGTGCCGCAAGCAATGCTTTTAGAGCTGTCGCATCCGCTATGACATCCGCACCTGCTGCCCACTGCTTTGCGCCGGGGGCAGAAGCAACACATTCATAAGTTTCATCGTCGATCTGTATCTTATCACCTGCAACAGCTTTTGCCGATATCGTGATTTTATAAACGCCCTGCGTTCCTGCATCAGACTGCACAGAACCGAAAGGCATACCATCATCAATAAGCACAACACGACCATTCCAAGTTGCAAGAGAAAGCTGTCTTTCAATGCCTTCTGCATCAGTGTAAGTCATATAAGAAAGAAGTTTCAGATTTTCAAGATTGGTCGCAACCGCGCTGTGCATGATGCAAAGACCATACTTCGCTTTCTTATCACCGCTTGCCTTCTGAATAGCAGTGTTTAACGTACCTGCAGCAACAGAGCTAACCGTTGCACCTGTTATGTCATAGGTGTGACCATTGACAAATTTCAGATTTTCTGCACCAGTCATGCGGAAAATACCTTTCAATATAGAAAGCAAGATGCTCTGGTCTATGTCATCCCAATATTCAGCAACCTGTTTTGCGACATGAGATATGAAACCAGCACCGCCTGTCACATCTTCAGAAAAGTCTTTTTCTGTCCAGGCTTTTGCTCTACCGATAACAACAACGCCCCTTTCATAAGTGGTTGTTCCGGTGGAAGTAATGTCTGTGCTACCGTCATAATTTAACGGTGTGCCGCCGATTCTGCCATACATGGGGATAGTAGCGTACACAACACCAGTCTGACCATTGAAGGCACCTCGAATCTGACTGTTTGGCTGTAACGCTTTGGATTTAATAAGTTCAGTTCTTTTCTTTTTCGGAATTGTATCAATATACTTACCGAAAGCATTCGGGTTAAATGTTTTACTATCGAATTTCGACATGAAAATTCATCCTTTCATTTTTAAAATTAAATATTGGCATCAGGGTTTTGTTCCATATAAGCAGCAAGTTCTTCGTAACTCATTTTGGAAGTGTCAGCCTTGCCATCAGGATCTTCTTTGCCTGTTTCGCCCGGAACAGCACCCTTAATTTTTGTTTGCTTTGTTTCTGCTGTGAAAAGCATTTTGGAATCCTCTGCACCCTGAAGAGCCTTAATTTTATCGGAAAGACCTTTGACTGAGCCATCTTCGGCAAGTTCAATCTTTTCAGTATCACCAAGGTCTAGAAGTGCTTTGACTGCTTTTACATTAACAACCTTTGCAGCCGTTAATGCAGCAGTAACAGCAGCATCCACTTTTAATTGCTTTAATTCAGCAGCATGTGTTTTATCTTTCGTTACGTTGTCGGCTTGCAAAGCAGAAATCTGCTGTTTCAAACCTTCAATGTCACCTGTGGAATTTTTGAGTGTTTCAAGCTGACCATCCCTTTCAGTTACCTGACTTTTCAGGGTGGTGTTCTCTGTTTCAGCATTTTTCAATTTTGTCTGAACAGTTTCCAGATCACTTTTCGCCTTGCCAATATCCTGACTGTTTTCATCAAGAATGCTATCAACCTGTTCCTTCGTCAATCCCATGTCCTCTAAAAATTTGCGTTTCATGATATAAAATCCTTTCATCTTCGCTTTGTTTTCGGGGGTCGCATCCCCTGATTAGTGTCTTTTTTCGACTTCCACCAGGTCAATTTTTGTATGAAAAAGCACCCTGTAATTCAGGGTGCTTCAATCAATATAGTTTATTACTGTCAATAGTCGCTGTCATCATCAGGATAATTCATTACATAAGGCTTTTTGCTGTTTATGCAATCTTGAAGAATTTGCTTTATTTCTTCATCAGTCTTGCTTCTCACAATAGATATAGGAAAGCCTTCACCGAACATTTCAACATATTGTTCTAACAACTTTTCCATATGCATCATCCTTTCTATTTCAACATTTCTTTAAGCATATCACAAAATACGCCATACGATTTTGGAAGATACTTTTTTATTGCATCTAGGCTTGTTGGTGCTGACATTGTGGAATCAAACATTTCAGCAAAAGCTTCTGCTGCAAGACCGTCTGCCAAACCATTGTATGTTCTCTTTGACCAATAATCCCCTGAATGCCCAAATCCAAGGTTGATTTTATGAAGTGTCGCACCATCTATAATGTCAGATAAATCAGCCCTTGCAATTCCTTTGGCAATGTCAGCATCAATTTGTTTTTCCAATGCCTTATATGCAATTGATTTTGAATAGACTGGTTTGCTTAACCATCTACCATATCTTTGATAAAACTGCCAATTAGAATCTGAAATAAACCCTTTACTGTATAACCAAGAATAATCTTTCTCATGTACTTTGAAATCTGCTTTCATCTGATTGTCAAGTGCAGATACCATGTCGTCGATTTCTTGTTTAATTGTCTGTGGAAATACACCACCATTATATGCAGAAGAAAAATGTCTTACGCCATATATAGGATTGTTGATTTTTCCACATGCAATGTTATCTATTGCATGACCTGATTCATGAAAACTTGTTTGATAAGGTGCTGACCATGTACTGCCTTTCGCATCTACAGCACCGTTTACATAAATTTGCGAACCGCTGCAGTGCTCTGTGCCTGATGTATATGCTGCATCACCAACTTGTATTTGTGATTCATATTTTTGCCAAACTTTTGCAGCATTTGAATCAGAACAGTCAACCACCATTTGGTGCATGTCATCATAGTGACTTGTTCCAAACTTCTGTGCTATTTCACAATTGTAATCAACAGGATATTGGTTACTTTTTATAGTATCATCTTTTTCAATTTTTGTCAATCCATCCTTTGAACCGCCTTCCTTGAAGGTCTTTTTCCATTCAGGATATTTCAGTTTACTGTCCACATAGTAAGTCTTGCCATCCGCATCTTTTGCAGCTCTCTCTGTGAAGTTATCATCAAAATAAGGTGCTGTGGTTGATCTGCACCATGGGTGAAAAGGGGGAGCAGTGACACCTGGTTCATAATCTTTCATGGGGAACACCTGACCATCCATCTGCTGACAAATTTCAGAAGTATGCGAATCAAGTGTTGCAACAATTTCGAAATGTTCAACATCCAGTTCATTGAAAGCATCTTTTTGTGACTGACTATTGAAATAAGCGGATTCTGTCATCACAAGCCTTCCTGCCTGATTTTTAGATACCCCCATTTTCTTTGCAATTGTTTTTATTGCATCATCCGGGGATTTCCCAAGCATAATGGTCTGTGATAGCTGTGTATGAACTTCGTTTATAAGACTGGTCTTGTTCGACCATATCCGTTCACTGAAATTTCTTTTATCAGTTGCCCATAGTTTTGAAATTAACTTTTCAAGTGCTGAATCATCAATTGATGCAATATCCCAGCCAACACTGAAACCCTTTTGAATCTCATATGCGGTATGATAATATGTATCAAGATAATTTTTTTTCAGAAGATGATCAATGGCATCTGTCTGACCCCCAAACAATTTTTCAACTGTCTGCTGTGTTTGCAGTTTTAAAGCTTCAAGCCGTGAAACATGAAACCTTGCAGAGGCGTTTTCAAGCTGCTGCATCCAAGCTGTATCTAGGGCATTCTGTTCGCCATATTTAATATAGTCTTTTACATCCCACCTGAATTCAGCAAGTTCTTTTGTTGTAAGTAACTGTCTTGCTTCTGCCATGCTGATATTATTGTTCTTCGCAAAACGTGTATACCATGTAGAAATTTGTTGTTCAATGGCTTTCTGTGCAGCCATATATTGTTCTTCAATGGTAGCAAATGATTCAACAGCGTTCTTATTGGATGCTGCTTCTAGCTGTTCAAAGCGCATTTTCCAATAAGCACTATTCTTCATTTACACCACCGCCATTCTGCTGAACAGGAAGTGCAGGATTGAATGCATTGCCGTATTCTGCCATAGCAGCTGCTTTTTCAGCTTTTTTTCGTTCCAGTTCCTTCTGTGGATCATCCACCCAAGGATGATTTGCCACAATGGTTTCATCAGAAAGAATTCCTACAGATTTACCGCAGTTTTCAATGACTTCCGTTTCATTTATAAGAATATCACGGTTGAAAATCACTTCAACTTCTTCATTTTCAAAATCACCCATGCCGGTATTAACAAAGTGGCAGTTGATAAACCAAAGCAGTTCTTCAAATGCAGCTTGATATTCGGTTTCCATTTCATTTGCATCCAAGTCAATATCAGAATACATGCTTTGAATATTCATTTGATTTGGTTCACCGGAAAGCCTGTCATCTTTAGCATCATAGCCCATTGCATTTTCAATGATTGCTTTCTTGAAAATCTCAATGATTGCCTTGTAGTTTTCGGAATTGACTTCCACCTGCAATGTTTTAAGATCACCATCTGCGCCATCAACGGTCTTGACCTTTACAGCACCATAGGTTGCAAGATTCCTTCTAAATTCGCCAAGGTTTTCACCGTCATAGTTGACAAGAACCAAGATTGTGTTCCGTGCATCTTCTTCCATGTTGTTCTGAAAGTTGGAAAGGATGATGTTCAAGCCATCCTGCAAGGATTTCACATTTTTGATAAGCGGTATTTCGTCACTGTTGTACTTGAACGGAATCAGCGGAATTCTCGACCAGTTCCACCCCTGGTCTTTGCCTTCATTGTCTGTGGTTATGAAATAATTACTGATAAATGGGGCATCAGGAACAAGGTGACCGCCTTCCAAGATGAAGTAATGAATTCCTGATTCATCATAGACTTCAACCTTTTCAACAATCTTTTCCTGCTGCCCTTCGTATGCGACCACCTCATAAATCCTGATGACATAATCAAGAACAGTATGATCTGCATCACGCCATCCAGGAATGATTTCATATCCTTTGAACTTTTTGAAGGTGAATTCACCATGTTCATCATAATAAACGAACAGCCAACCGATGCCTTCATTTAAGGAATCCTTCCCAAGGTTCTTCATCAACCGCATAAAACGCTTATTGAAGAACTTTTTCAGAAGGTCACCATAAGCATCATTATCTGTTCTGACTGCAATCGGCTGACCAAGCAGGTAATCTGCTTTTTGGTTTACCATCTTCTTGTATTGGTTATCAACAATTCTGTTATTCGGAAGATTGTCAACCGTTTCAACCTTGCCGCCTTCACCAATCACTGTTCTTTGGCGTTTTGTTATGTCATGATGACCTGCAAAGTATTTTTCACCGTCAAACATTTCTTTTCTTCGTCTGCTTGCCTTGAATCGTTGAATTTCAAGTTCAATGAAGCGTTCATCTGAAATAACCAATTCAGCACCAAGTTTCACCAAATGATTTATGCGTTCGGTCTCAGAATTATAAAAATTAAACACGATTCACTCACCCCCTTTCTTAAAAACATTGCTTAATATAAACAAACGCCTTGAAATCAT
The Oscillospiraceae bacterium genome window above contains:
- a CDS encoding phage tail sheath family protein; this encodes MALGGGTFVTQNKILPGSYINVISATSASAELSDRGIVAIPMQLKWGQEGAVISVAKSDFQTNCFKLFGYDYMNDEMKPLREIFMNAIKVFVYRLGAGTKASCTLCDAKYAGTRGNDIDIVISTNVDDATKSDVKTYVDSVLVDSQTVLTSGKTDALADNDLVVWKSAVAFTVTAGTALTGGADATVTGANHSTALAALESVSFNVLVSDTSDSTTKGLYYNYTKRMRDELGIKFQCVLHQYTTADYEGVASVENNTGTECVYWVAGVLAGCAINKSLTNKLYNGEYTIDTVYTQSQLEAAIQVGKFLFHKVGDSVRVLKDINTLVTTTADKGSIFKDNQTIRVIDQIANDIATLFNTKYLGVVPNDASGRISLWADIVKHHEQLEEIRAIENFDDSSVVVAQGDTKQSVVVNDVVTIVNSMVQLYMTCIVQ
- a CDS encoding HK97 gp10 family phage protein gives rise to the protein MGKNVKVDIRQLDAFRKQLEQLRDNQAEQFITSCVKELAARLLAKVIKRTPVGDYPKSTGKKGGTLRRGWTAKTEAETTSGGSSDAVAYAESLKIQKVGDTYQVEIINPVNYASYVEFGHRTSNHKGWVEGRFMLTISEQELEADAPRVIENKLKKYMGECFK
- a CDS encoding phage coat protein; amino-acid sequence: MSKFDSKTFNPNAFGKYIDTIPKKKRTELIKSKALQPNSQIRGAFNGQTGVVYATIPMYGRIGGTPLNYDGSTDITSTGTTTYERGVVVIGRAKAWTEKDFSEDVTGGAGFISHVAKQVAEYWDDIDQSILLSILKGIFRMTGAENLKFVNGHTYDITGATVSSVAAGTLNTAIQKASGDKKAKYGLCIMHSAVATNLENLKLLSYMTYTDAEGIERQLSLATWNGRVVLIDDGMPFGSVQSDAGTQGVYKITISAKAVAGDKIQIDDETYECVASAPGAKQWAAGADVIADATALKALLAAQYSGKFTVTNSAGVITLTQVTNGIGGIPVLSVTKTAGGTLTAAATTNTAGAEATYADTYTTYVFGEGAFDFEDIGAEVPYEMNRDPKTNGGQDTLYSRQRKVFAPFGISFTKTSMASNSPTDAELEDGANWTLVNDGNGEYIDHKSIAVARIISRG
- a CDS encoding phage scaffolding protein, which encodes MKRKFLEDMGLTKEQVDSILDENSQDIGKAKSDLETVQTKLKNAETENTTLKSQVTERDGQLETLKNSTGDIEGLKQQISALQADNVTKDKTHAAELKQLKVDAAVTAALTAAKVVNVKAVKALLDLGDTEKIELAEDGSVKGLSDKIKALQGAEDSKMLFTAETKQTKIKGAVPGETGKEDPDGKADTSKMSYEELAAYMEQNPDANI
- a CDS encoding minor capsid protein, coding for MKNSAYWKMRFEQLEAASNKNAVESFATIEEQYMAAQKAIEQQISTWYTRFAKNNNISMAEARQLLTTKELAEFRWDVKDYIKYGEQNALDTAWMQQLENASARFHVSRLEALKLQTQQTVEKLFGGQTDAIDHLLKKNYLDTYYHTAYEIQKGFSVGWDIASIDDSALEKLISKLWATDKRNFSERIWSNKTSLINEVHTQLSQTIMLGKSPDDAIKTIAKKMGVSKNQAGRLVMTESAYFNSQSQKDAFNELDVEHFEIVATLDSHTSEICQQMDGQVFPMKDYEPGVTAPPFHPWCRSTTAPYFDDNFTERAAKDADGKTYYVDSKLKYPEWKKTFKEGGSKDGLTKIEKDDTIKSNQYPVDYNCEIAQKFGTSHYDDMHQMVVDCSDSNAAKVWQKYESQIQVGDAAYTSGTEHCSGSQIYVNGAVDAKGSTWSAPYQTSFHESGHAIDNIACGKINNPIYGVRHFSSAYNGGVFPQTIKQEIDDMVSALDNQMKADFKVHEKDYSWLYSKGFISDSNWQFYQRYGRWLSKPVYSKSIAYKALEKQIDADIAKGIARADLSDIIDGATLHKINLGFGHSGDYWSKRTYNGLADGLAAEAFAEMFDSTMSAPTSLDAIKKYLPKSYGVFCDMLKEMLK
- a CDS encoding phage portal protein, with product MSDERFIELEIQRFKASRRRKEMFDGEKYFAGHHDITKRQRTVIGEGGKVETVDNLPNNRIVDNQYKKMVNQKADYLLGQPIAVRTDNDAYGDLLKKFFNKRFMRLMKNLGKDSLNEGIGWLFVYYDEHGEFTFKKFKGYEIIPGWRDADHTVLDYVIRIYEVVAYEGQQEKIVEKVEVYDESGIHYFILEGGHLVPDAPFISNYFITTDNEGKDQGWNWSRIPLIPFKYNSDEIPLIKNVKSLQDGLNIILSNFQNNMEEDARNTILVLVNYDGENLGEFRRNLATYGAVKVKTVDGADGDLKTLQVEVNSENYKAIIEIFKKAIIENAMGYDAKDDRLSGEPNQMNIQSMYSDIDLDANEMETEYQAAFEELLWFINCHFVNTGMGDFENEEVEVIFNRDILINETEVIENCGKSVGILSDETIVANHPWVDDPQKELERKKAEKAAAMAEYGNAFNPALPVQQNGGGVNEE